In Pseudomonadota bacterium, one genomic interval encodes:
- a CDS encoding response regulator, which translates to MNKMTTEIIPGKMTSVKKDAQKIKVLIVDDAAFMRKAILELLHNDPQIEVVGSASNGQEALEQILRLQPDVVTLDIDMPIMDGLTGIRHIMIKCPLPIVVLSSLFSDGAITFEALRLGVVDFIPKPSGAVSPDIDRSRQQIIDRIKMASEVKLNNLRRVRLPRLHRKENLGRYSYQPLDYLVAIGTTLGGPNAIIRLLSSLAPTLPAALVVALEIAPEIISAFVQHLDRLVPWEVCEVRDDLPLRSGVCYIGSCRQTIGLQSQDDKSIALKQSGGESEPLNQLFTAAAEVFQNHAVGVLLTGIGTDGADGMARIQKFSGITIAQDTESCVYPNLTENAIRRGTINLVLDEFELPQTIMSIINE; encoded by the coding sequence ATGAATAAGATGACAACCGAGATAATCCCTGGTAAAATGACCTCTGTGAAAAAGGATGCCCAGAAAATAAAGGTTCTAATCGTCGACGACGCCGCCTTCATGCGCAAGGCCATCCTTGAGTTGCTGCATAACGATCCTCAGATTGAAGTCGTCGGCAGTGCGAGCAATGGCCAGGAAGCACTGGAACAGATCCTCCGCTTGCAGCCGGATGTGGTCACGCTGGATATCGACATGCCGATCATGGATGGACTGACCGGTATCAGACATATTATGATCAAATGTCCCTTGCCTATCGTCGTACTCAGTTCCCTGTTCAGTGATGGGGCGATAACCTTTGAGGCCCTGCGCCTGGGGGTGGTCGATTTCATTCCCAAACCATCAGGCGCCGTTTCACCCGACATTGATCGTTCCCGGCAACAAATCATTGACCGGATCAAGATGGCGAGCGAGGTCAAGCTCAATAATCTGCGCCGGGTACGCCTGCCGCGGCTTCATCGAAAAGAAAATCTCGGCCGTTACAGTTACCAGCCGCTGGACTACCTGGTGGCCATAGGGACAACCCTGGGCGGTCCGAACGCCATCATTCGCCTGCTTTCCAGTCTGGCGCCGACCCTGCCGGCGGCGCTGGTCGTGGCCCTGGAGATCGCACCTGAAATCATCAGCGCCTTCGTCCAGCACCTTGACCGGCTGGTACCCTGGGAGGTTTGCGAAGTCCGGGACGACCTGCCCCTGAGATCGGGGGTCTGCTACATCGGTTCCTGTCGGCAGACAATCGGTCTGCAAAGCCAGGATGACAAAAGCATTGCCTTGAAACAAAGCGGCGGAGAAAGCGAGCCTCTTAATCAGCTTTTCACTGCCGCCGCCGAGGTTTTTCAAAACCATGCCGTGGGCGTGCTGCTGACCGGCATCGGAACTGACGGCGCCGACGGCATGGCCCGGATTCAGAAGTTTTCCGGCATCACTATCGCGCAGGATACCGAATCATGCGTCTACCCCAACCTGACCGAAAACGCGATCAGACGGGGAACCATCAATCTGGTACTGGACGAATTCGAGCTGCCTCAAACCATCATGTCCATCATTAACGAATGA
- a CDS encoding response regulator produces the protein MHEHNVTDAGLKNILLLNCSSYLKQSLTDYLDKQSGSFQLLSSNGHEETLTLLQNEKIFLLIIASEENAELPLGLLERITTSYPRLATILILPSDSEPLRKKIPAHPCLQIHEQPFDPASILHLLSEDSTSRQTQQGFVGTLKITQLHNLVQMCCLAGASISIRINDDFQQGEIFIQDGEIVHACCDNLIGEEAFYTIMNWHGGDFETLDGVAGGMISIRSNYEYLLLESARRKDELGRIFADEDFKSDNNLKTAAASFAATRKIRVLIVEDSMVMAKIMSSMLLVAEDMEIAGIARNGREALHMMENLDFDLILLDVNMPVMNGSATMKHIMIKSPCPVVVMSNVGSGSAEAIISLLDLGAVDFIGKPVKSKDPLLQQQNIVACVRQAARARPAVFQRFRGAKTLPGQSHASPLADGLVLVFTGCSGHGALYHLATGLPQTNSPMVIGLSSIPGSFIPAFSKHLAGLCRQDVTPVTEAFPLQSGRFYLGSSLSSWDFQTTTQAIISSSRQTANIKGKESADFDSLLTAAADCFSERLLVVLLSGAETGALNGLRHVRDQGGRILVQRRSSCMMPESLAAVFMAELHDQELEPEALANGMVAWINTLT, from the coding sequence TTGCATGAACATAACGTTACGGACGCCGGTTTGAAGAACATTCTTCTGCTGAATTGCTCCTCTTACCTGAAACAATCCCTGACCGACTATCTGGACAAGCAATCGGGATCATTTCAGCTGCTGAGCTCTAACGGCCATGAAGAGACGCTCACCCTTTTACAGAACGAAAAGATTTTTCTGCTCATCATCGCCAGCGAGGAAAACGCTGAACTTCCTTTGGGACTGCTGGAAAGAATCACTACCAGTTATCCACGACTCGCGACGATTCTGATCTTACCTTCGGACAGCGAACCGCTGCGAAAAAAAATTCCCGCCCATCCCTGCCTGCAAATTCACGAGCAACCATTTGACCCGGCTTCGATCTTGCACCTGCTCAGCGAAGATTCCACCTCCAGACAGACGCAACAAGGCTTCGTCGGCACCCTCAAGATCACCCAGCTGCATAACCTGGTTCAGATGTGCTGCCTGGCGGGAGCCAGCATCAGTATTCGAATCAACGACGATTTCCAGCAAGGGGAGATTTTCATTCAGGATGGAGAAATCGTCCACGCCTGCTGTGACAACCTCATCGGGGAAGAGGCTTTCTATACCATCATGAACTGGCATGGGGGTGATTTCGAAACCCTGGACGGCGTCGCGGGCGGGATGATCTCGATCAGATCCAACTACGAATATCTCCTGCTGGAATCCGCCCGCCGTAAAGATGAGCTGGGTAGGATCTTTGCGGATGAAGATTTTAAATCCGACAATAATCTGAAAACCGCCGCGGCCAGCTTCGCCGCAACCCGTAAGATCAGGGTGCTGATCGTGGAGGACTCCATGGTCATGGCAAAAATCATGTCGAGCATGCTGCTGGTGGCCGAAGACATGGAAATCGCCGGCATCGCCCGCAATGGCAGGGAAGCCCTGCACATGATGGAGAATCTGGACTTCGATTTAATTCTGCTGGACGTCAACATGCCGGTGATGAACGGCAGTGCGACCATGAAACATATCATGATTAAAAGCCCATGTCCGGTCGTGGTTATGAGCAATGTGGGCAGCGGTTCGGCGGAGGCCATTATCTCACTGCTGGATCTAGGGGCGGTTGATTTTATCGGCAAACCGGTCAAGAGCAAAGACCCTTTGCTGCAGCAGCAAAATATTGTCGCCTGCGTACGGCAGGCGGCCAGAGCCAGACCGGCGGTTTTTCAACGCTTTCGCGGCGCCAAAACCTTGCCGGGGCAAAGCCACGCCTCCCCTCTCGCCGACGGTCTGGTCCTAGTTTTCACCGGCTGCAGTGGTCATGGAGCTTTGTATCACCTGGCCACCGGCCTGCCGCAGACCAACAGCCCCATGGTTATCGGCCTGAGCTCTATCCCCGGGTCCTTCATTCCTGCTTTTTCGAAACATCTGGCGGGTCTGTGCCGTCAAGATGTAACTCCGGTCACAGAGGCTTTCCCCTTACAAAGCGGTCGATTTTACCTGGGTTCCAGCCTCTCCTCATGGGATTTCCAGACAACCACGCAGGCCATCATCTCGAGCTCACGACAAACGGCGAACATCAAAGGAAAAGAGTCCGCAGATTTTGATTCTCTGCTGACCGCCGCCGCTGATTGCTTTTCTGAACGCTTGCTTGTCGTGCTCCTTTCCGGCGCGGAAACCGGTGCTCTGAATGGTCTGCGCCACGTTCGCGACCAAGGCGGCAGGATCCTGGTTCAGCGTCGTTCAAGTTGCATGATGCCTGAGTCCCTGGCCGCGGTTTTTATGGCTGAACTCCACGACCAGGAACTCGAACCCGAAGCCCTGGCCAACGGGATGGTTGCCTGGATCAACACGCTGACTTAA
- a CDS encoding chemotaxis protein CheA — MTDLSLLQDFIMETGACLEEMESDLLHLQKEPDKRALLDNIFRSVYTVKSAAEYFGIEPVARLANEAEGLLNQIRPARPGITKATIDLLLAVRQRIGQLVAELEHEPGEPTKIDDLIEQIQTLKQDFSLNKAYSESTTVNEFDEMDFSDPNATASTYEEDDDELLGIFLEHLEKGLLDLQTQTTTLFTAGAAGGLDVLNDCLSIIDSLSSSANYMGYARLVSVYEKWTRKLQAIRELVENENQAFSPAAVENLMQDHFAVIAEIFPQLQLPETEASAAAIELPAPAKSDPQPGFAGAIREAFGTNDDSWDLLTAHAAEDSSMAAEPSPPTTASESPRSDKDLLARLSWSFDRQIARDPEAPEKSDSVEIEAELFSSSDQATAEPTSPDPEISVPVVDNDVAVAGPGPEIVDNLSAVFAEISPISTDDDRTETDDEELFSIFLEHMQTGLCDLRKQTELLQASTDNDHRIATLRTIPTRLNSLRASANYMGYRQLAALYDTWVKEIQATPDPLPADGKPAASTLIDRIRTNIVQLFDHFSQLEHGRKIKDQAATEKPTNPVPFAADPPTTTAPDSEPSPFAAGAEPSAAIEAPAIADLTMLQDFIVEAMEHLEEMENNLLRLDADPDGPEILNDIFRSIHTIKGAAEYLGIKRIAKLSHNLENLLYKLRQHDLAVNREVMDLLIAGRDRLNQLTDNLKQSQAEKTEINDLLERIRLLNQEKAGPQLSPTTANHAPETTVQPEVDSEQERPSLTEVEALLKAENSALLQGNDRRDPEKHSRRQTDQINEKKLKQSFRVEAGKIDELMNQVGELVVSRVGFNQLLRELREFQQEHRFDLREMKRLTGLTFRLNEATVLLGRVANELQESVMKVRMLPISQLFNRYPRLVFDLVRNVDKEVKLDIHGADTELDKMVIEEISDPLIHIIRNAVDHGIETTTERRKKGKPDIGTIRLEAYHEGNHVVVNIMDDGRGIDLNRVREKALAGRFASREELERMSNREITELIMKPGFSTAEIVTHISGRGVGMDVVRKNIEKLNGTIEIDTIPGIETRFRIKIPLTLAIIPALRVKVSGELFTIPLSTVKETFRLKPDAIATINSKEVITLRHHTLSLVRLAKLFKLKETRNDSRPAFVVVVSTGMKEVGLVVDALLGQEEVVIKPLEDYLQEKSGFSGATILGDGRISLILDVYELINLFMDRETGRRSARSTS; from the coding sequence ATGACGGATCTTTCCCTGCTTCAAGATTTCATTATGGAAACGGGAGCATGTCTTGAAGAGATGGAAAGCGACCTTCTCCACCTGCAGAAGGAGCCCGACAAACGGGCGCTTTTGGATAATATTTTTCGCTCGGTTTACACCGTTAAAAGTGCGGCCGAGTACTTCGGCATCGAACCGGTCGCGAGATTAGCAAATGAAGCTGAAGGCTTACTGAATCAGATTCGGCCCGCCCGGCCCGGGATAACCAAGGCAACGATTGACCTTCTGCTGGCCGTCAGGCAACGGATCGGACAATTGGTCGCAGAACTTGAACACGAGCCGGGCGAGCCGACAAAGATCGATGATCTGATTGAACAGATTCAGACCCTCAAACAAGATTTTTCTTTGAACAAAGCTTATAGTGAATCAACCACCGTAAATGAATTTGACGAAATGGATTTTTCCGACCCCAACGCCACCGCAAGCACGTATGAGGAGGACGATGACGAGCTTTTAGGAATTTTCCTGGAGCACCTGGAAAAGGGCCTTCTTGATCTCCAGACCCAAACTACTACCTTGTTCACCGCCGGCGCCGCCGGCGGACTAGACGTTTTAAATGACTGTTTGAGTATCATTGACTCGTTAAGTTCTTCCGCCAATTACATGGGTTATGCACGGCTGGTTTCCGTCTACGAGAAATGGACCCGGAAGCTGCAAGCAATCCGGGAACTGGTTGAAAACGAAAACCAGGCTTTTTCTCCGGCCGCCGTCGAAAACCTCATGCAAGACCACTTCGCCGTGATCGCGGAAATTTTTCCGCAACTGCAACTTCCTGAAACCGAAGCAAGCGCGGCCGCAATCGAGCTGCCGGCACCCGCAAAGAGTGATCCCCAACCAGGGTTTGCCGGCGCCATCAGGGAAGCATTCGGTACAAACGACGATTCCTGGGATCTTTTAACCGCGCACGCCGCCGAAGACTCCTCGATGGCGGCAGAACCTTCGCCCCCCACCACGGCCTCGGAATCACCACGCAGCGACAAAGATCTTCTGGCCCGTCTGAGCTGGTCTTTCGATCGCCAGATCGCCCGGGATCCGGAGGCTCCAGAGAAGTCCGATTCGGTTGAAATTGAAGCGGAGCTGTTTTCTTCGTCCGATCAGGCGACGGCTGAACCGACGTCGCCTGATCCCGAAATATCCGTCCCTGTCGTTGACAACGACGTGGCTGTTGCCGGTCCAGGCCCCGAAATCGTGGATAATCTGAGCGCTGTTTTCGCCGAGATAAGCCCCATCTCGACGGACGATGACCGCACGGAAACCGATGACGAGGAACTCTTCAGTATCTTTCTGGAACACATGCAAACCGGGCTCTGCGATCTGCGAAAACAAACTGAACTTCTCCAAGCAAGCACCGATAACGACCATCGCATCGCCACCCTCAGAACGATTCCGACCCGGCTCAACTCACTGCGCGCCTCTGCCAACTACATGGGTTACAGACAATTGGCCGCTCTTTACGACACCTGGGTGAAAGAGATTCAGGCAACTCCAGATCCGCTGCCGGCCGATGGAAAACCGGCCGCATCCACGTTAATTGATCGCATACGAACCAACATCGTTCAACTTTTCGACCATTTTTCACAACTTGAACACGGTCGGAAAATCAAGGACCAGGCCGCGACCGAAAAACCGACCAACCCCGTCCCTTTTGCCGCTGACCCGCCAACAACAACGGCTCCTGACAGCGAACCATCTCCGTTTGCCGCAGGCGCTGAACCCTCCGCCGCTATCGAGGCGCCGGCCATCGCCGACCTCACCATGCTTCAGGATTTTATCGTGGAAGCCATGGAACATCTTGAAGAGATGGAAAACAATCTTCTCCGTCTGGATGCCGACCCGGACGGCCCGGAGATCTTAAACGATATTTTCCGCTCGATTCACACCATCAAGGGGGCGGCGGAATACCTGGGCATCAAACGCATCGCCAAGCTTTCACATAATCTTGAAAACCTGCTCTACAAGCTCCGTCAGCACGATCTGGCCGTAAACCGGGAAGTGATGGATCTGCTGATCGCCGGCCGCGATCGCTTAAACCAGTTGACGGATAATCTGAAACAAAGCCAGGCCGAAAAAACCGAAATCAACGATCTGCTCGAACGCATTCGACTGCTCAACCAGGAAAAAGCCGGCCCGCAATTAAGCCCGACCACCGCAAATCACGCTCCAGAGACGACCGTCCAGCCTGAAGTCGATTCCGAGCAGGAGCGACCTTCCCTGACCGAGGTAGAAGCCCTGCTTAAAGCGGAAAATTCCGCCCTGCTTCAGGGCAACGATCGCCGCGACCCCGAGAAACATTCGCGGCGCCAGACCGACCAGATCAACGAAAAAAAACTCAAGCAGAGTTTTCGGGTCGAGGCCGGCAAAATTGACGAACTGATGAATCAGGTCGGAGAATTGGTGGTCAGCCGGGTCGGGTTTAACCAGTTGCTTAGAGAATTACGGGAGTTCCAACAGGAGCACAGGTTCGACCTGCGGGAAATGAAACGGCTTACCGGCCTGACCTTTCGCCTGAATGAGGCCACGGTTCTACTGGGCCGGGTCGCCAATGAACTTCAGGAAAGCGTCATGAAGGTTCGCATGCTGCCGATCTCCCAGCTTTTCAACCGTTATCCCCGGCTGGTTTTTGATCTGGTCCGCAATGTTGACAAAGAGGTTAAGCTGGATATTCATGGCGCGGACACCGAACTTGACAAGATGGTAATTGAAGAGATTTCCGATCCCCTGATTCATATCATCCGCAATGCCGTCGACCATGGTATTGAAACGACGACGGAACGGCGAAAAAAAGGGAAACCGGATATCGGCACCATCAGACTTGAGGCCTATCACGAGGGCAATCATGTTGTGGTTAACATCATGGATGATGGACGGGGCATTGATTTAAACCGCGTCAGGGAAAAAGCCCTGGCGGGACGATTTGCCTCAAGGGAAGAACTGGAACGGATGTCGAACCGGGAAATAACCGAACTGATCATGAAACCAGGGTTTTCCACGGCTGAAATTGTAACCCATATCTCGGGTCGCGGCGTGGGCATGGATGTAGTCAGAAAAAATATCGAAAAACTCAACGGTACAATTGAGATCGACACCATCCCGGGAATCGAGACCCGCTTCCGTATTAAGATCCCTCTGACCTTAGCCATCATCCCCGCCTTGCGGGTCAAGGTCAGCGGCGAGTTATTCACCATTCCTCTTTCCACTGTGAAAGAGACCTTCCGGCTTAAACCTGATGCCATCGCCACCATCAACAGCAAGGAAGTCATCACCCTGCGCCACCATACCCTGTCCCTGGTACGCCTGGCAAAGTTGTTTAAGCTTAAAGAAACCCGGAACGATTCGCGGCCGGCTTTCGTCGTCGTGGTCAGCACCGGCATGAAGGAAGTGGGGCTGGTGGTTGACGCCCTGCTGGGACAGGAAGAGGTGGTTATCAAGCCGTTGGAAGACTACCTTCAGGAAAAAAGCGGCTTTTCCGGGGCCACGATTCTGGGCGACGGCAGAATATCTTTGATTCTCGACGTTTACGAATTGATTAATCTCTTCATGGATCGGGAAACGGGCAGAAGAAGCGCCAGATCGACTTCGTGA
- a CDS encoding response regulator, translating to MGKTILIVDDSAIMRKMIKATLQAANHQIIGEAKDGSDAVELYKQARPDLVTMDITMRGMDGLAAAEKILAFDSQAKIIFLSNLNEKDYTENARSLGAKGYFNKNSTEEILRLIEQL from the coding sequence ATGGGAAAAACCATACTGATAGTGGACGATTCCGCTATCATGCGCAAGATGATCAAGGCAACCCTTCAGGCCGCAAACCATCAAATAATCGGTGAGGCCAAGGATGGCAGCGATGCGGTTGAACTTTACAAGCAGGCAAGACCTGATCTGGTAACCATGGACATCACCATGCGGGGAATGGATGGCCTGGCCGCGGCCGAAAAGATTCTGGCCTTCGACAGCCAAGCGAAAATCATTTTCCTCTCCAACCTCAATGAAAAAGATTATACCGAAAATGCCCGCAGCCTGGGCGCCAAGGGCTATTTCAACAAAAACAGTACCGAAGAAATTCTGCGGCTGATTGAACAATTATAA
- a CDS encoding chemotaxis protein CheW: MKEQYPNQEINQEENDGLMQIVGFVIGNELFGVDILMVQEIIRETSCTAIPNAPDFIEGVINLRGNIVPVIDLRRRLNLNSVKASGKTWIMILNIGDRVTGFVVDSVTKVLKVPRDGVKPPPDIVVSGMQSKYITGVCQIDQGLLVLLDFNRILLVEEIMKLRQLNIT, translated from the coding sequence ATGAAAGAACAGTACCCGAATCAGGAAATAAATCAGGAGGAAAATGACGGCCTCATGCAAATTGTGGGTTTCGTCATTGGAAATGAACTGTTCGGGGTTGATATCCTGATGGTACAGGAAATCATTCGGGAAACCTCCTGCACCGCGATTCCCAATGCCCCCGACTTCATCGAAGGGGTTATCAACCTGCGGGGAAATATCGTTCCGGTTATAGATTTAAGGCGCCGCCTCAATCTAAATTCCGTAAAAGCCTCCGGCAAGACCTGGATCATGATTCTGAATATCGGGGATCGAGTGACCGGTTTCGTGGTCGATTCCGTAACCAAGGTCCTCAAAGTCCCCCGCGACGGCGTCAAACCTCCCCCGGATATCGTGGTTTCCGGCATGCAGAGTAAATACATTACCGGCGTTTGCCAAATTGATCAAGGTCTGCTGGTGCTTCTGGACTTCAACCGCATCCTTCTGGTGGAAGAGATCATGAAACTACGTCAACTAAACATAACTTGA
- a CDS encoding HAMP domain-containing protein has protein sequence MLKKLKLREKFMLPGTLMTLVPLMIFGFIAMQQNQAMLSVATEESLVLAKEGLDHSVRGFYEMCKVQNDLLQENLRDNMNVLQKLIENAGGIQLTNEPASWEVINQDSQAKSSASLPKMLIGNIWPGMTGDPHLTIPAVDELQPLVGITTTVICTIYQRMNNNGDMLRVASNILQENGRRRIGSYIPSSVANKPDPMIETILSGRTYQGRITLRNQFYLTLAEPIFDRNKQIVGMLEVGVPLEKNKTLRQAVYGIKIGKTGYAWALDSKGRYIISKDGVRDGEDISAAQDSNGKFFVKEIVAIGKAQKPGGIGESYYSWKNPGEPVARAKVSRIMYFAPWDWVIGVGSYEDEFLASATSIGAINRQNRNLLWGLLAAAFVGASIIWLLVSQGIANPIRKIANTIHASAQERNLSVVVPVSSGDELGTMATEFNGLMKILKESFLTIIKSSKAVAGLSDNVAQRAGANQKRAEDQAEQMRIVQQTVEDMRATARDVASAALLQNESADTSSTKTEHMMQIMKTVTEAADSQTRDAATAMERVQAMGDTGDKVVQATQKQGEQIITAAKSVTDMEKSVQELIRITSEATLLANNALKAANEGTESVAATVAGMRNIAESSEQISEIITVITDIAEQTNLLSLNAAIEAARAGVHGKGFAVVADEVGKLAQRSSEAAKEITKLIRDSSAQVETGTRLSDRARLALDQIVAGSGNSLQATQKIVHSTEQIATGIQNINAMMAGLNQLAREIGEMAGQQGERRATSMAALATLTEKAGTISALIENANQGLSEVGQQMKEIVKRSEDSRKMTDLQAQRSQKLVEIIEKSTADALQTKEGAGTVVKLADGLQKLSHVMTQQTEQFKV, from the coding sequence ATGTTGAAAAAGCTTAAACTCAGAGAAAAGTTCATGCTTCCCGGCACGCTCATGACCCTTGTGCCGCTTATGATTTTCGGATTTATCGCTATGCAGCAGAATCAGGCGATGCTCTCGGTGGCAACGGAAGAGAGTCTTGTCCTGGCCAAGGAAGGACTTGATCACAGCGTCAGGGGTTTCTATGAGATGTGCAAGGTCCAAAACGATCTACTGCAGGAAAATCTGCGGGACAATATGAATGTCCTGCAGAAACTGATCGAGAACGCGGGCGGCATTCAGCTCACCAATGAACCCGCGTCTTGGGAAGTTATCAATCAGGACAGCCAGGCCAAGTCCTCAGCCAGCCTGCCGAAAATGCTGATCGGAAACATCTGGCCGGGCATGACGGGCGATCCCCATCTAACCATTCCGGCAGTTGACGAGCTCCAGCCCCTGGTCGGCATCACGACCACCGTGATCTGCACCATCTATCAACGCATGAATAACAACGGCGACATGTTGCGCGTCGCCTCCAACATTCTTCAGGAAAACGGACGCCGCCGAATCGGAAGTTATATTCCCTCCAGCGTCGCCAACAAACCCGATCCCATGATAGAAACCATTCTTTCCGGCAGGACCTACCAGGGCCGAATCACCTTAAGGAATCAGTTCTACTTGACCCTAGCGGAACCCATCTTTGACCGAAACAAGCAGATTGTCGGCATGCTGGAAGTCGGAGTACCCCTGGAAAAGAATAAAACCCTGCGCCAAGCGGTCTATGGCATCAAAATCGGTAAAACCGGTTATGCCTGGGCACTGGACAGCAAGGGAAGATATATTATCTCGAAAGACGGAGTCCGTGACGGAGAAGATATTTCCGCCGCCCAAGACAGCAACGGCAAATTTTTCGTCAAGGAGATCGTTGCTATCGGCAAAGCCCAGAAACCGGGCGGAATCGGGGAAAGCTACTATTCATGGAAAAACCCCGGAGAGCCCGTGGCCCGCGCGAAGGTTTCCCGGATTATGTATTTTGCCCCCTGGGACTGGGTCATCGGCGTGGGTTCCTATGAAGATGAATTTTTAGCTTCAGCCACGTCTATCGGAGCGATCAACCGACAAAATCGGAATCTGCTCTGGGGCTTGCTCGCCGCCGCCTTTGTCGGGGCCTCGATCATCTGGCTTCTGGTTTCCCAGGGTATCGCCAATCCGATCCGTAAAATCGCAAACACGATTCATGCTTCAGCCCAGGAACGAAATCTGAGCGTCGTAGTTCCGGTCAGCAGCGGGGACGAACTCGGCACCATGGCCACAGAATTCAATGGCTTGATGAAAATCCTGAAGGAATCCTTCCTGACGATCATCAAATCTTCCAAGGCCGTGGCCGGATTATCGGATAATGTCGCGCAGCGGGCCGGCGCCAACCAGAAGCGCGCCGAAGATCAGGCTGAGCAGATGCGGATCGTACAACAGACGGTGGAAGACATGCGGGCCACAGCCAGGGATGTTGCCTCTGCGGCATTGCTGCAGAACGAGTCCGCCGACACCTCCAGCACAAAAACTGAACATATGATGCAGATCATGAAAACGGTTACGGAGGCCGCCGACAGCCAGACCAGGGATGCCGCCACGGCTATGGAGCGCGTCCAGGCCATGGGTGACACCGGCGACAAAGTCGTGCAGGCCACGCAAAAACAGGGTGAGCAGATCATCACCGCCGCCAAGTCCGTTACCGACATGGAAAAGTCAGTCCAGGAGTTGATCCGCATCACCTCCGAAGCCACCTTGCTGGCCAACAACGCCTTAAAAGCGGCCAACGAAGGCACCGAATCCGTGGCGGCCACGGTTGCGGGTATGCGGAACATCGCTGAATCGTCGGAACAGATCTCGGAAATCATCACCGTCATCACGGATATCGCCGAGCAGACCAACCTGCTTTCCCTGAATGCCGCCATTGAAGCGGCGCGGGCCGGGGTTCACGGCAAGGGTTTCGCCGTCGTCGCCGATGAAGTAGGTAAACTGGCACAGCGTTCTTCGGAAGCCGCCAAGGAAATCACCAAGCTGATCAGAGATTCCTCGGCCCAAGTTGAAACCGGAACCCGTCTTTCCGATCGAGCCCGGCTGGCACTGGATCAGATTGTTGCCGGCAGCGGCAATAGCTTGCAGGCCACCCAGAAGATCGTTCACAGCACGGAACAGATCGCGACCGGTATTCAAAACATCAATGCCATGATGGCAGGGCTCAACCAGCTGGCCCGGGAAATCGGGGAGATGGCCGGACAACAGGGCGAACGCCGGGCGACATCCATGGCGGCCCTTGCCACCCTGACGGAAAAAGCCGGCACCATTTCCGCACTGATCGAGAACGCGAACCAGGGGCTTAGCGAAGTCGGTCAGCAGATGAAAGAAATCGTAAAACGAAGCGAAGACAGCAGAAAGATGACCGACCTACAGGCGCAACGCTCGCAAAAGCTGGTGGAAATCATCGAAAAATCCACCGCGGACGCGCTGCAGACCAAGGAAGGCGCCGGAACGGTCGTGAAACTTGCCGACGGGTTGCAGAAGCTGTCCCATGTCATGACACAGCAAACCGAGCAGTTCAAGGTTTAG